The Syntrophobotulus glycolicus DSM 8271 DNA window GTAAAGACCGGCTTGGCAGAAATGCTTAAGGGCGGAGTAATAATGGATGTGACGACACCGGAGCAAGCTAAAATAGCCGAGGAAGCCGGAGCTTGCGCTGTCATGGCACTGGAAAGAGTACCGGCCGATATCCGGGCAGCCGGCGGGGTAGCCAGGATGGCCGATCCAACCATTATCAAAAGGATTATGGAGGTTGTCACCATTCCGGTCATGGCCAAGGCCAGAATCGGGCATTTTGTTGAAGCTCAGGTCTTGGAGGCATTAGGAGCGGACTATATTGACGAAAGCGAAGTGCTGACTCCGGCGGACGACCTCTATCATATTAATAAGCATGATTTTAAAGTTCCTTTTGTTTGTGGTGCCCGCAATCTGGGAGAGGCACTTCGCCGGATCGCCGAAGGTGCGGCAATGATCAGAACGAAAGGCGAACCCGGAACAGGAAATGTCGTTGAAGCAGTCAGACATATGCGGGCAGTAATGGCCGATATTCGTCGATTATCCAATATGCCTCAAGAGGAATTAATGACCGCGGCGAAAGAAATGGGTGCTCCTTATGACCTGGTCTTAGCTGTGGCTGAAAACGGCAAATTGCCTGTCGTCAATTTTGCAGCGGGCGGTATTGCCACCCCGGCTG harbors:
- the pdxS gene encoding pyridoxal 5'-phosphate synthase lyase subunit PdxS; translated protein: MGTETGSWKVKTGLAEMLKGGVIMDVTTPEQAKIAEEAGACAVMALERVPADIRAAGGVARMADPTIIKRIMEVVTIPVMAKARIGHFVEAQVLEALGADYIDESEVLTPADDLYHINKHDFKVPFVCGARNLGEALRRIAEGAAMIRTKGEPGTGNVVEAVRHMRAVMADIRRLSNMPQEELMTAAKEMGAPYDLVLAVAENGKLPVVNFAAGGIATPADAALMMQLGCDGVFVGSGIFKSADPAKRARAIVLATTHYKDAAMLAELSEDLGEAMPGLEISTISDSERMQERGW